In Rutidosis leptorrhynchoides isolate AG116_Rl617_1_P2 chromosome 2, CSIRO_AGI_Rlap_v1, whole genome shotgun sequence, one genomic interval encodes:
- the LOC139888568 gene encoding uncharacterized protein: MAHNLMDQVTRRQALEMMTDVKTQGNKRKWDKNQGNSSQQKKHDNPKCKKVGHMSKDCRVNLAQPTGNKPKTCYGCGQVGHMKNQCPNAKKDGNAKGRAFNISVKGAREDLELVTGTFLLNNCIAYVLFDNGVDRSFISKEFSTVISVPPTTLDTKYVIELANGKILKVDKIFRGCALTLADTLFEVDLMSVELGSFDVTIGMDWLSKNHVDIACAEKAIRIPVANAILAHVKEIESEEKRFEDVPVVKDFPGVFPKDLPGLPPRREVEFQIDLIPGAAPVAKPLYRLAPSKLQELSNQLQEMLDKGFIRPSSSP; encoded by the exons ATGGCACACAATCTGATGGATCAAGTTACGCGTCGTCAAGCGCTGGAAATGATGACTGATGTGAAAACTCAAGGCAACAAGCGCAAATGGGACAAGAACCAAGGAAATAGTTCTCAGCAGAAGAAGCATGATAATCCCAA GTGCAAAAAGGTGGGACATATGTCCAAAGATTGCAGAGTCAATCTCGCGCAGCCAACTGGAAACAAACCCaagacttgttatggatgtggacaaGTGGGGCACATGAAGAATCAATGTCCGAATGCCAAGAAGGATGGAAATGCAAAAGGAAGAGCATTTAATATCTCGGTAAAAGGAGCTCGTGAAGATCTTGAGTTggtcacgggtacatttcttcttAACAACTGTATTGCTTATGTGCTATTTGATAATGGTGTTGATAGAAGTTTTATTTCTAAGGAATTTAGTACCGTGATTAGCGTACCTCCAACTACCTTAGACACTAAGTATGTCATAGAATTGGCTAATGGAAAAATTTTGAAGGTAGATAAGATCTTTCGAGGTTGTGCTCTAACGTTAGCTGATACATTATTTGAAGTTGATCTTATGTCTGTtgagttaggtagttttgatgttactattggtatggattggttatctaaGAACCATGTGGATATTGCTTGCGCAGAGAAAGCCATTCGTATTCCTGTCGCGAATG CCATCCTCGCACACGTAAAAGAAATAGAGTCAGAAGAGAAACGATTTGAGGATGTACCAGTAGTAAAGGATTTTCCTGGTGTTTTTCCTAAAGATTTGCCTGGTCTTCCTCCGCGTAGagaagttgaattccaaatcgacttAATTCCTGGTGCTGCACCTGTTGCTAAACCACTGTATCGATTAGCACCTTCGAAATTACAAGAGTTGTCGAATCAATTACAAGAAATGTTGGATAAAGGATTTATTCGACCTAGTTCATCGCCCTGA